From Streptomyces sp. HUAS MG91, the proteins below share one genomic window:
- a CDS encoding acyl carrier protein, with translation MASHEFTLDDLKRILREGAGADEGVDLDGDIIDTDFESLGYESLAMLETGGRIEREFGVTLDDDTLTDARTPRALIETVNALLVPAEIG, from the coding sequence ATGGCTTCTCACGAGTTCACCCTCGACGACCTCAAGCGCATCCTGCGCGAGGGGGCCGGCGCGGACGAAGGCGTCGACCTCGACGGGGACATCATCGACACCGACTTCGAGTCGCTCGGCTACGAGTCCCTGGCGATGCTGGAGACCGGTGGCCGCATCGAGCGCGAGTTCGGCGTCACCCTCGACGACGACACGCTGACCGACGCCAGGACCCCGCGCGCGCTGATCGAGACCGTGAACGCCCTGCTGGTGCCCGCCGAGATCGGCTGA
- the fabG gene encoding 3-oxoacyl-ACP reductase FabG codes for MTQHSPKVALVTGATSGIGLAVTRLLAEQGHRVFLCARTEDSVTRTVKELLDEGLDVDGAPCDVRSVDDIRRFVRQAVERFGPVDVLVNNAGRSGGGVTAEIADDLWHDVIATNLDSVFLMTREVLTTGGMADKDRGRIINIASTAGKQGVVLGAPYSASKHGVVGFTKALGNELAPTGITVNAVCPGYVETPMAQRVRQGYAAAYDTDEDAILQKFQAKIPLGRYSTPEEVAGLVGYLASDTAASITSQALNVCGGLGNF; via the coding sequence ATGACGCAGCACAGTCCGAAGGTCGCCCTCGTCACCGGCGCGACCAGCGGCATCGGCCTCGCGGTGACCAGGCTGCTGGCCGAGCAGGGACACCGGGTGTTCCTGTGCGCCCGCACCGAGGACAGCGTGACCCGTACGGTCAAGGAACTCCTCGACGAGGGTCTCGACGTGGACGGCGCCCCCTGCGACGTCCGTTCCGTCGACGACATACGACGCTTCGTGCGGCAGGCCGTCGAGCGCTTCGGCCCGGTCGACGTGCTCGTCAACAACGCCGGCCGGTCCGGCGGCGGGGTCACCGCCGAGATCGCCGACGACCTGTGGCACGACGTCATCGCCACCAACCTCGACAGCGTCTTCCTGATGACGCGCGAGGTGCTCACCACGGGCGGCATGGCCGACAAGGACCGCGGCCGCATCATCAACATCGCCTCCACCGCGGGCAAGCAGGGCGTGGTGCTCGGCGCCCCCTACTCGGCCTCCAAGCACGGCGTCGTCGGCTTCACGAAGGCGCTCGGCAACGAGCTCGCGCCCACCGGCATCACCGTCAACGCGGTCTGCCCCGGTTACGTCGAGACGCCGATGGCGCAGCGCGTGCGCCAGGGCTACGCGGCGGCGTACGACACCGACGAGGACGCCATCCTCCAGAAGTTCCAGGCGAAGATCCCGCTCGGCCGCTACTCGACGCCCGAGGAGGTCGCGGGCCTGGTCGGCTACCTGGCGTCCGACACCGCCGCCTCCATCACCTCCCAGGCGCTGAACGTCTGCGGCGGCCTGGGCAACTTCTGA